The genomic segment TTGGTCTGGGTGCTGGCTTAGGTATCGGTATTGCCGCCGCTGGCGCTGGTATTGGTCAAGGGAAAACCGTGGCATCGGCGATGGAATCGATCGGCCGCAATCCGAATTCGGCTGACCGTCTGTTCCAACCGATGATCATCGGTCTCGCACTGATCGAATCGCTCGCAATTTATGCGCTGCTGGTTACCTTTTTGCTACAAGGAAAAATCTAGTTACCGCGATTACGTGATTGTGATCGTATAAAGAAAGGGGCGTAGGCAAAAACTATGCCCCTTTTGTTTTATTTAGATGTAGTTCTTCTGATACAGATACTCTGCCATCAACACCGCGCCTTTGGCTGCGCCCATCTTGGTGTTGTGACTTACCAGCATATATTTCACTGCATTCTCTAGGAGAAAATTGGGGACGTTGCAGCTTTATGAGCTTTACGGCAGAAAGCTGCAACGTCTCGTAGTCCCCGCAGTATACTCGCCTCAAGGTATTGCTCCCC from the Deltaproteobacteria bacterium genome contains:
- a CDS encoding ATP synthase F0 subunit C, whose amino-acid sequence is MKKAGLVSAFLFVLLLAAAGSAFAQDGSDSAGRGLIGLGAGLGIGIAAAGAGIGQGKTVASAMESIGRNPNSADRLFQPMIIGLALIESLAIYALLVTFLLQGKI